A DNA window from Allokutzneria albata contains the following coding sequences:
- a CDS encoding alkaline phosphatase D family protein has protein sequence MTRNQTRRKFLTVSGLAAGLAFSGALPGIGTSNASTVEVDRLRDYPFRLGIASGDPLPDSVVLWTRLAPRPLDPFGGVNDRPVAVVWQVAEDERFRRIVRTGVEIARRETSHSVHVDVRGLRPWRHYYYRFIVGGHVSPVGRTRTAPAPRQAVSGMSFAFASCQAWWEGFYTAYRDMAAEDHDVVFHLGDYIYEYGVGADSGVRQQPVPVEFTRETMTLDEYRGRYALYKTDPNLQAAHAVAPWIVTVDDHEVENNWAGPISENNAPREEFLVRMANAFRAWYEHMPVRLTQSPTGPGIQLYRRFQYGDLVRFNLLDTRQYRDDQAGGDGEKPPNPGSLDPKRSITGAAQEKWLLDGMAEKSARWEVLAHQTAIAQLDVKAGPDMVVPMDTWDGYVASRKRILGGAGQIGVRNLVSIAGDLHRSVASELRADYAASSAVVGTEFVGTSISSSRDGMDHDPVGLTILAENPHVKFHNFQRGYVRCEVDAAQWVADYRVVDRVTVPNGTVTSRSKLLVEDGVPAIQVR, from the coding sequence GTGACCCGCAACCAGACTCGGCGGAAGTTCCTGACAGTCAGCGGTTTGGCTGCGGGACTCGCGTTCTCCGGTGCGCTGCCGGGCATCGGAACCTCCAACGCCTCCACCGTCGAGGTGGACCGGCTCCGCGACTACCCCTTCCGGCTCGGCATCGCCTCCGGGGACCCGTTGCCCGACTCGGTGGTGCTCTGGACCAGGCTCGCGCCGCGCCCGCTCGACCCCTTCGGCGGGGTGAACGACCGCCCGGTCGCCGTGGTCTGGCAGGTCGCCGAGGACGAGCGGTTCCGCCGCATCGTCCGCACCGGCGTCGAGATCGCCAGGCGGGAGACCTCGCACAGCGTCCACGTGGACGTGCGGGGCCTGCGGCCGTGGCGGCACTACTACTACCGGTTCATCGTCGGCGGGCACGTCAGCCCGGTCGGCCGCACGCGGACCGCTCCGGCGCCGCGGCAGGCGGTGTCCGGCATGAGCTTCGCGTTCGCGTCGTGCCAGGCGTGGTGGGAGGGTTTCTACACCGCCTACCGCGACATGGCGGCCGAGGACCACGACGTCGTCTTCCACCTCGGCGACTACATCTACGAGTACGGCGTCGGCGCGGACTCGGGTGTTCGCCAGCAACCCGTTCCCGTGGAGTTCACGCGCGAGACCATGACGCTCGACGAGTACCGCGGGCGGTATGCGCTCTACAAGACCGATCCGAACCTCCAAGCCGCGCACGCGGTCGCGCCGTGGATCGTCACGGTCGACGACCACGAGGTGGAGAACAACTGGGCCGGACCGATCTCGGAGAACAACGCGCCGCGCGAGGAGTTCCTGGTGCGGATGGCGAACGCGTTCCGCGCTTGGTACGAGCACATGCCGGTGCGGCTCACGCAGTCGCCGACCGGGCCGGGAATCCAGCTGTACCGCCGTTTCCAGTACGGCGACCTGGTGCGCTTCAACCTGCTCGACACGCGCCAGTACCGCGACGACCAGGCGGGTGGTGACGGCGAGAAACCGCCGAACCCCGGCTCGCTCGACCCGAAGCGGTCGATCACCGGTGCGGCACAGGAGAAGTGGCTGTTGGACGGCATGGCCGAGAAGTCGGCGCGGTGGGAGGTGCTCGCGCACCAGACCGCCATCGCTCAGCTCGACGTGAAGGCCGGTCCGGACATGGTCGTGCCGATGGACACCTGGGACGGCTACGTGGCGTCCCGGAAGCGAATCCTCGGTGGCGCAGGGCAGATCGGCGTTCGCAACCTCGTCAGCATCGCGGGCGACCTGCACCGCAGCGTTGCTTCCGAGCTGCGCGCGGACTACGCGGCGTCGTCGGCGGTCGTGGGCACTGAGTTCGTCGGGACCTCGATCTCGTCCAGTCGCGACGGCATGGACCACGACCCGGTCGGCCTCACCATCCTCGCGGAGAACCCGCACGTGAAGTTCCACAACTTCCAGCGCGGCTACGTCCGGTGCGAGGTGGACGCCGCCCAGTGGGTCGCCGACTACCGCGTCGTGGACCGGGTGACGGTGCCCAACGGCACGGTGACCTCGCGGTCGAAGCTCCTCGTCGAGGACGGCGTCCCGGCGATCCAGGTGAGGTGA
- a CDS encoding discoidin domain-containing protein — translation MWALALAATVLTAATPVTISVTPEKVQVVGLPCLPGSLKVGLTNTGTTDRYVDLELSAPSPVVLDRKVISTWLPAWDPDHTVVTPVGVSVPRTAKPGTYSLSLSVDRTRRTVPVEVLPLPPKDNLVLGEQASASSTHGSFRTCGAVDGDANSANWSTSTGWNDATRAVFPDEYSVSLVAPSTIGRVELQTLDSARYPAAQNGLRDWDVQVRVSGSWVTVDQVRGNVTGRVKSVFPAVQADAVRIVVLDSNDHLYSRIVELEAYPR, via the coding sequence ATGTGGGCTCTCGCACTGGCCGCGACGGTGCTGACCGCGGCAACGCCGGTCACGATCTCGGTGACCCCGGAGAAGGTCCAGGTGGTCGGGCTTCCGTGCCTGCCGGGCTCGTTGAAGGTCGGCCTGACCAACACCGGGACCACCGATCGCTACGTCGACCTCGAGCTGTCGGCGCCGTCCCCGGTGGTCCTCGACCGGAAGGTCATCTCCACCTGGCTGCCCGCCTGGGACCCGGACCACACGGTGGTCACGCCGGTCGGGGTGAGCGTCCCGCGCACCGCGAAGCCCGGCACGTACTCGCTGAGCCTGAGCGTCGACCGCACGCGGCGCACTGTGCCGGTCGAAGTGCTTCCGTTGCCCCCCAAAGACAATCTCGTGCTGGGCGAGCAGGCTTCCGCGTCTTCGACGCACGGCAGCTTCCGGACGTGCGGCGCGGTCGACGGCGACGCGAACTCGGCGAACTGGTCGACGAGCACCGGGTGGAACGACGCCACGCGCGCGGTGTTCCCGGACGAGTACTCCGTTTCCTTGGTCGCGCCGTCCACCATCGGTCGCGTGGAGTTGCAGACCCTCGACTCCGCGCGCTATCCCGCCGCGCAGAACGGCTTGCGCGACTGGGATGTGCAGGTGCGCGTCTCGGGATCGTGGGTCACGGTCGACCAGGTCCGCGGGAACGTCACCGGCCGGGTGAAGTCCGTGTTCCCCGCTGTGCAGGCCGATGCCGTGCGGATTGTCGTACTGGACTCCAATGATCACTTGTACTCCCGGATCGTGGAGCTGGAGGCTTACCCGCGCTGA